A section of the Ficedula albicollis isolate OC2 unplaced genomic scaffold, FicAlb1.5 N00381, whole genome shotgun sequence genome encodes:
- the LOC101807740 gene encoding FXYD domain-containing ion transport regulator 3 isoform X2 yields the protein MERESLGALVILGVLSLARGDPPDWCHLRVGGLVVAAVLSAVGIIILFSGMCKCRSKASRRCPSPELSPVPGTGATSSC from the exons ATGGAGCGGGAAAGTCTCGGGGCACTGGTGATACTGGGAG TTCTGTCCCTGGCCAGAGGAGACCCCCCTG acTGGTGTCACCTGCGTGTTGGTGGCCTCGTGGTGGCCGCGGTGCTGAGCGCAGTTGGGATCATTATCCTGTTCA GTGGGATGTGCAAGTGCCGGAGCAAGGCCAG CCGCCGATGCCCGTCCCCGGAGCTGTCACCtgtacctgggacag GAGCCACCAGCTCGTGCTGA
- the LOC101807740 gene encoding FXYD domain-containing ion transport regulator 3 isoform X1: MERESLGALVILGVLSLARGDPPDATSPFHYDWCHLRVGGLVVAAVLSAVGIIILFSGMCKCRSKASRRCPSPELSPVPGTGATSSC, encoded by the exons ATGGAGCGGGAAAGTCTCGGGGCACTGGTGATACTGGGAG TTCTGTCCCTGGCCAGAGGAGACCCCCCTG ATGCCACCAGTCCCTTCCATTATG acTGGTGTCACCTGCGTGTTGGTGGCCTCGTGGTGGCCGCGGTGCTGAGCGCAGTTGGGATCATTATCCTGTTCA GTGGGATGTGCAAGTGCCGGAGCAAGGCCAG CCGCCGATGCCCGTCCCCGGAGCTGTCACCtgtacctgggacag GAGCCACCAGCTCGTGCTGA